Within Topomyia yanbarensis strain Yona2022 chromosome 2, ASM3024719v1, whole genome shotgun sequence, the genomic segment gaacAGGTTTTTTGTGTGCACAGCCCACACTCCTGtccaactacttagtagttagttctttCAGTAGAGTTACAGCACTCAtcctcgacacactaccagttttcgaccatcaacacaacgcacagtggcacctgttcatacaaagttgtgacaaaattataaaaattggtctatgtggctaaaacttgcgattttaactaattttgggtcgttGAATcaatttctgctatcagttttgaaattccatatttcattttttcgactacttttatgcaaacccatttgaaggcgtTGGTCGTTAAATGGTTAATATAGACGTTAATCTTAGTAGCCAATCACATTGGATAGCAGAAATGATTGACAAAACAAGTAAAAACCACTAATTTTgcagtaatatgatgttgtttaggcaactaatttgtaaggagatttatgagctacagggcgtctccatatgcgtattttcaaaaacatagatataccaacttcggcgcaaaaatgcgcaagatgaggcctgtatatcttgaaactatactaaattttgagtcacaTTCATGATAAGTGtcccatgggagaccatctcaaaaattagAAGACGTATAaaataaattactgatatgatacaaaaaatttcaattgggTTTTTTTATGTAGAACAAACGTAAATCAGCTTTGCACAAAAATCTCAcatctatagtttagcatattcaaTCTTCTTTCCAATgaacttaaaatttctccaatcggctgtgtagttcttgagatatcgctaTTTGAAATTCTAAGGTACTAGCAATTCTAATTAattaaattgaacagaaatcctcgacatcacttgcttcaacgacatgttaaaaattcatttttcatccgattatcgtaaaattttgagatacttttattcaaactgagagcaaaatcaaataaatattcacaaaagaattacaagacattgattttggggggtttgtcactcgtcgtgccactgtgcaacgAGGCAATTTCTGTATAGTAgaaggaaagctagctgtgggtcaAGAATTGGTGTTGTTCTCCTACGAGAACAATTTGGGCGGATgggggtgggtgtagcgtagttgataaatcgaatgccttgtacgcagcgcatctgggttcaattcccgaccccgcacatagggttagaaatttttcataagagatttttctgacTCGAAGAGGCGAAAgaacttaaggttaaaacctctataatcgaaataaaaaaaatctgggcGGCTAACTttagactgtctaatttactgagcccttcggttcccttgtgcctcgttgagcttcctacttattcgcgaactactcggtctagcccCTGGCGATGATTCTAGcttactccgacgaaaagttccccggcaagAGAAGTTGAAAAGCGAGCCAACTAGCCAGGTACCGAGGTCAGTTTGCCGATTTCGGTGGAGTAGGGCGTTCGGTTTGCTGGAGCCACGGCgcaactggtggtgtctcgtagcgatctactcagtctagttcccggcggtgaatctgactgtacgctgacggagagttccccggcgaaagaagtccttccgataccgattcttctttggtttcagtaccacaacttcttgagctcTTTAGCACCGTGTCCGGTACCATTttgcaccgcaactcctttaagccctttcgtttgtgccatttagcactacttccttggaGCCATTCAGCTTCCCGATTTGTTTGCGACCTACTCGGTGAAGTTCCCgacgacggagagttccccggcgagagaagtgcTCCCAAAACCGAACCAATCAGCTTGGaaccgaggtcagttcggcgattccggtgaagcaggACGTTCGGTTCACTCATCACGGTCTAtccagtctagtccccagcagcgaatctagcttattcctgcgggGAGTTCCCTggtggtgattgctctcccgcagcgccgcaccccaggcAAGACCCCCAtgtcgcagtatcgatgacggaACGCTAGATAACAGACCGACTTTTCGCAgatgtaatcaacgtggttgttagaGCTCAACCGATCGTCGATGATCACTTCCAATTGTTTCAGTGCACGTGCCCTTcgacggtgatctgtatccgctgaaccgctttgcagttgctgaccaacaacacatccgtcttgtggcgagctatttgcagcctgactccgttcatccagctctcgatcgcgtctattgtctccgtcaccgacacttCCACTTCTccaagtgtctcactcatcaccgttagtAACACATCGAAACGATTTTCATTCTCCCGTTGGGCATATAAGGTGAACCTGATAACTTGTGGTTGAGTTGGACCGGCAAGATTAGCAGGCACGAGAAGACATCAAAGCGACTGAGCGTGAAAATATCCGGAAATGGACATAGGGAAACGTTTCAGCTAGCCAACGTACGAACGGTGCGGGAATTAGGCCTTCCAGGTCAAACGTTGGACTATACAGTGCTATCAAATACGTTCGCGCATCTTCAAGGCCTTCCTGTGGACAGTTACACCGATGCAAAGCCCGGCATGATCATCGGACTTGAACATGTAGGCGGTTGTTAACAAGTTTGAAGACCCGTGAAAGCAGCAACAACGAACCAGTAGCAGCTAAGACTCGGCTTGATTAGTGTGTGTACGGGAGAAATAACGGAACTGAAGGCTAAGTTGAGCAAGTGCACGTCCATACTTGCGGAGAGATGAGGAGCAGAGACCTACACGATTCGATGCGAAAGTTCTTCGCTGATGAAGATGCCGCTTCGGTGCAACAGTTGGAATCCGAGGAGGACAAACGAGCACGCAGCATTCTTGAGGCAACTACGGTACGAAAGGGAAGTCGAATGGAGACGGGTTTGCTTTGGCGAAAAGAAAACGTGAACTTCCCGGATAGCTAAAAAATGGCGATCAGCCGTTTGAAAGGTTTGGAGAAACGACTGGCGAAAGATCCCGAGCTGCGTAGGAAAGTCAACGATCAAATTGAGTGCTACGAACAGAAGCAGTATGTCTGCAAAGTATCATCTGCAGAGATGGCAAACGCGAACCCTCGGCTAGTGTGGTACCTCCCGTTAGGGGTGGTGACGAATCCCAAGAAGCCAAACAAAATCCGACTGGTGTGGGATGCGGCCGCGAAGGCTTGTGGAGTTGCTTTCAACGACATGCTTCTCAAGGGCCGGGATCTACTCGTATCGCTAGTAAACGTCTTGTTGCGATTCAGGGAAAACAAGATAGCCGTATGCTCAGATATTCGAGAGATGTTCCTGAGAATTCTTATCCGGGAGGAAGACAAGTGGTCACAGTGCTTCGTATGGCATAACTGTCCATCGGATGAAGTTCAGATATACACAATCAACGTCGCTATGTTCGGGGCAACCAGTTCTCCGTGCACGGCTCAGTTCGTGAAGAACAAAAATGCTCTCGAATACGCGGAATCATACCCCAGCGCGGTAAACGCTATCATCTATAACCATTACGTGGATGATTTCATTGACAGTGTCAACTCGGTAGAGGAAGCAGTACAGCTTGTCCAACAAGTACAGTTTATCCACGCAGCAGCGGGCTtcgaattcggcaaaattatgtCCAACTCGCAGGACGTTCTTGATAGTCTCGGAGAAACTAGTTCGCCAGACAGTAAGTCACTAGTATTGGACAACGAACACACGTATGAGCGCATCTTAGGTGTAGTGTGGGTTCCATCAGCGGATCACTTCACCTTCGACCGATATGGGGTCGTAGACGTTTTGGGCAGTAGCCAAACAGTTCCAACGAAGAGACAGTTGCTACGAATCGTGATGAAGCTGTACGACCCTTtgggaaaaaaaataatgcaagAGATTTGGAGAACGGGAACGAATTGGGACGAGCCCATATCAGAGCAACTGTATGATCTGTAGAGTAGATGGATCGAGCAGTACGAGACGATTGATGAAGTGCAAGTACCGCGTTGCTTCTTTGGGAATTCTACAACGCCAGAGGTGGACGAAATCGAGATTCACGTGTTCACGGATGCTAGCGTAGCGGCATGCGCGTGTGTAGTTTATCTAAGGATGGCACACAGCGGCGGTAGTTGGTGTTCGCTAGTAGCAGCAAAAACTAAAGTCGCACCAATTCGTGCGCTCTAAATCCCGCGCTTGGAGCTACAAGCTCCCATGATAGGTGCGCGCTTGTTGCAAAACGTTTGTTCGGCGCTCACTCTCAACATACATAAACGCTACTTGTGGACGGACTCCAGTACAGTTCTGGCGTGGCTTCGCTCGGACAGTCACCGATATCACCAGTTCGTCTCATTCCGAGTCGGCGAAATTCTTTCACTCACCAGCGTAGATGAGTGGTACCACGTACCTTCGAAGCTCAACGTAGCGGATGATGCCACCAAGTGGAATTCAGGACCATCGTTTGATCCGAATAGTCGCTGGTTTCAAGGCGGGTTCCTACGAAATGCGAAAGACCAGTGGCCAAAGCAATCGAACAAGGTAGATGAAGTTGATGCGTCAATCGAAGAAATACAAATGGTAGCTGTACATCTGACGTCGGAGGAGATCGTAGACATCAAACGCTTTTCAAATTGGTATCATTTAGTTCGAACGATGGCCTACGTTCTTCGGGCGATAAGAAGCTGGAAGCAGATTGGGAATAGTAAACACCGAAGACAAAATCCAGATCAAGAGGATTTCGTGAAGGCAGAAGAAACCCTTTGGCGTCAGGCTCAATCGCAGGCATGCAGCGAAGAGATTCGTCATGGCAGTGTTGACAAACGGAGCTCACTGCGTTCGCTGCTCCCATTTTCCGACGAGCACGGAGTCATGCGGGTACGAGGTCGGATTGGAAACGCGCCGCATATTCCGTTCACGGCAAAGTATTCCGTAGTATTGCTGAGGGAACATCGCATAACTTTTCTTCTTGTGCATTACTACCACCAACGGTTCCTTCACGCCAACGGAGAAACTGTGTACAACGAGCTACGCCAGAAGTTTTACATTCCGAAGCTTCGAACGCTCATACGCAAAGTTGGCAGGAGTTGTCAGTACTGTAAGGTACAGAAAGCTGTTCCAGTGCCGCCGCAGATGGCGCCACTTCCGAAGGAACGCCTAACCCCATTCGTCCGGCCGTTCACGTACGTTGGCGTTGACTACTTGGGGCCCTTCGAAGTCAAAGTCGGCCGCAGTCTGGTGAAAAGATGGATCTGCTTGTTTACCTGTCTTACGGTACGGGCGGTTCATCTGGAGCTAGCACACAGTCTTTCAACATCGTCCTGCAGTATGGCCTTTAGGAGATTCGTGGCCCGACGGGGTGCGCCGCTGGAGGTTTTCTCCGATAATGGCACTAACTTTGTCGGAGCCAATCGGCAGCTGTCGGAAGAAAAACTGAAACTTCAAGAGATCGTCGTAGACTGCGCCAATACATTCACCAACGCGCACACACAGTGGCACTTCAACGTTCCAGCAGCCCCGCACATGGGAGGACCCTGGAAGCGCATAATCAGATCAATAATGGTCGCGATGAAAGCTGTTTCTGATAGTCCACGCCATCCTAGCGACGAAGTATTGGAATCGATCATGCTAGAAGCTGAAGGCATTGTGAACACGCGACCGTTAACCTATGTTCCCCTGGAAGCTGCAGATCAGGAGGCACTCACACCAAACCACTTTCTGCTATATGGCTCGAACGGAGTCAAGCAGCCTGCAAGCGTACCTGTGATGACAGGAAACATTCTTCGGGACAATTGGAAGTTGGCCCTGCACATCGGAAACGAATTCTGGCGAAGGTGGATCCGGGAATATCTCCCAATGTTAACACGGCGGGCGAAATGGTTCGATACAGTGAAGCCCCTGGAACCTGGCGATCTAGTCGTCATAGTCGACGAACATGCGAGGAACCGCTGGGAACGAGGACGCATCCTGGAAACCTTCCCGGATAAGTCCGGACAGGTGAGACGCGCAACAGTACAGACTAATAGAGGTGTTTTCAAGAGACCTGCTGTAAAGCTCGCTGTTCTGGACGTCGTAAGCTGTAACCAGAAGTTGGAGGAAGCCGCTGCGGGACCGGCAATGGTTCACGGGTCGGGAATGTCGCCGATACCCCTTGTTGCGGCGCGTCACTGGTGAACCAAATGTCCTATCCCTCGCTATCCTAACGTCACGACCGGCCAGTGCGAGAACTTTGACAGACGGAATCATCAAAACAACACAATAGGTCAATTAGTCAGCAGAATTGCAGTGATTTAGCTAGTGAAGTGATAAAAGTATTCCCAATTCAGTTCGCACAGTTGCAGTAACCCCAAGAGTTAAATTTGTAGAATTATTAAGTTAGACTTTAATTTCCGTAACAGCCACGCAGTAACCTAAAGAGAGAACAGAAGAATCAAGGTATTATTATAAAACTACACACTTTATATAATAGAAATTATATACTTACCCATATGTACTGCTAAAACCTAACCTAAATTCACCATCGTCATTGTAGAAAAACCTAAAATCAGCAATCCACAGTACAGTAAAATCCTGAAATACtaaaaaacactgaaaatgtAAGAAACTACCTTTATACTTACCTACAATTGCGactaattaaaattaataaattgcaGCCTTTTAGCTGTGCAGTAATCAACTAAAAGAACGGTGTTTGTTCCGACTTCGGGAACAGTTAATGTTCTGGCTGTTTTAGTCGATATTTCTAATTCAAATCAGAGAATCTCTAAATTATGAAATGCAAATGAAATAATATTAGTGAGCTTAACGAAGCAAAAtttatgctgatttcggttttagaacagagtcgccctaggttcgctctaatatttacaaaactcatacaaaagtgacagctcagagcgaacctagagcgactcgattctaaaaacgaaatcagtatTAGTGTTCTGAATTAATGATGTAAGAAGTTTGATCACGAATATCCTTTTTTGTCCTAACCTCAATTCATTAAGTTTCATTTCAGATAAAAATTCGGATCCCCAAAAAGGGTCCGGGCTCCGGAACACTTGCTCCCgctaacacccccccccccccccccccaccctctCGTCGGGCTTTTCATCAGCACTAATTGTCCATCCATTCACCATATCATAAATAGAACCATTTAGAAccctggaaaacagacagagaaagaatgacacGAACGGAACgatgagaatgaagaaacggtgaaaattcacatttattggaaacactgaggaaagatatgtcctcaagcaagaatcgaacctgcgatctcccagtctctagttgggtgcgattagggttcgtcgcggttgcggtaattaccgcaaccgcgcggtatttaccgcacccgcaccgcaaaaactgcggcgcggtaagacactttttcccgcggatgcgcgggaattaccgcaaccgcacttcaaaaaataattgataaagtctgcagtctgcattaaaaagtgacttaaaactatgacttttatcatttgagaaggacgcaactagatttattttctgaacgaatgcttagcaatgtcattattaggaacatctctctgtcagaacgttcgagttttatttattaccctacaaCAGAGAAACATGACAAAGATTTAATTGCTcgaatttccatagacttgacaatgatttgaaaagaaatccgaatataatctgtattcgacctatcgctacttgattttttacattttgatcaTTCAAATacgataaaacatactgttactaagaaataaaatctaaaagctgtgtccaatataatttggcaccattatttttacgacatattttggaaactatttattttatacttcaaagaaaaaaaatttcaaatacataaaacgcaaaatccaatcattgaaaaacaattttactgtcaaatccaattacaaaatgcatcatttctcctgattTTTCTTGGCTATCATGGAATATGAATCgtttcgatgacattttctcaactgtgaattttaattgatttggagaacttagagctgaactaatgatactacgacttaaaaacaatccaaagaatgtaattatcatcatcaaaccaaacgaatttggaggaattttttcgcGTGCCTCCATTGTTCgaccaactgggaatattttctaccaaattaacaaataatattttcagttaggagtattttgtaactttttgaaagtaaagctttcgaagttagtgtagggcattgcgattttttgtgtttctcaaagtctccctcaaggccttccttcatattgtgacaagtgtcaaagttagcccagatgccaaattttataTTGTTCGGACAGCttttgccttaattgaaaatttatctcgaaactttaacgtaggggttaggtatttttacatagaatctgtatacaaagtttgaaagaaattggtTAAGCAGTTTtcgaatggcaggtaacaccgcaaatcacgtttttccagagacgttctacaaaaagcttcgccaccgagtcgtttgtcgatatttttgcatggaaaaattacagcatgttattgaaatgatacactataatatacaaaagttttgatcagttcgcttcacgcagttttaaaaaaaaaatagagaaaaaaagttttttttcacgccaaaacccttaccccTCTTAAtgaaacttgcaaagttgaatattttcataaatgttacattctgaggagtccgtcaaagatatttttcgtgtgaataagaataacattttactataaatggctatacaaaataaatgaataatttttcagcaaaatttttaaaatacatgatttttatcgcattaccgcgcggtgcggtgcggtaaatgcattGCGGTTACGGTAAGCGgcgcggttttattatttttttgcggttgcggtgcggactatccatttatcgcccacatccgca encodes:
- the LOC131679339 gene encoding uncharacterized protein LOC131679339, translated to MIGARLLQNVCSALTLNIHKRYLWTDSSTVLAWLRSDSHRYHQFVSFRVGEILSLTSVDEWYHVPSKLNVADDATKWNSGPSFDPNSRWFQGGFLRNAKDQWPKQSNKVDEVDASIEEIQMVAVHLTSEEIVDIKRFSNWYHLVRTMAYVLRAIRSWKQIGNSKHRRQNPDQEDFVKAEETLWRQAQSQACSEEIRHGSVDKRSSLRSLLPFSDEHGVMRVRGRIGNAPHIPFTAKYSVVLLREHRITFLLVHYYHQRFLHANGETVYNELRQKFYIPKLRTLIRKVGRSCQYCKVQKAVPVPPQMAPLPKERLTPFVRPFTYVGVDYLGPFEVKVGRSLVKRWICLFTCLTVRAVHLELAHSLSTSSCSMAFRRFVARRGAPLEVFSDNGTNFVGANRQLSEEKLKLQEIVVDCANTFTNAHTQWHFNVPAAPHMGGPWKRIIRSIMVAMKAVSDSPRHPSDEVLESIMLEAEGIVNTRPLTYVPLEAADQEALTPNHFLLYGSNGVKQPASVPVMTGNILRDNWKLALHIGNEFWRRWIREYLPMLTRRAKWFDTVKPLEPGDLVVIVDEHARNRWERGRILETFPDKSGQVRRATVQTNRGVFKRPAVKLAVLDVVSCNQKLEEAAAGPAMVHGSGMSPIPLVAARHW